The sequence GATCGGGTGCGCTTCGACCTGGAGGGAGGAGAGCGAGTGATCCTACGGAAGGCGGAGCCTTCGAGGCTCACCGAGATCCTGGATCGGCTCGGTCCGTCGGCGGAGACCGGAGTGGAATTCCAACGGAGAGTGCGCCGTGAGTGGTCCCATCGTGCTGCTCGACACTAACATCTTTGTCTCGGCACGGAACCGGCGTGAGTCGGGCCACGAGACCTGCCGACGTCTGCTCGATCGCATCGACGAGGGAAAGATTCGGGCGCAGATCTCGACCGTCTCGATCGCGGAGATCCGCGCGGGCCTGCTTCCCGCCGAAGCCCGCACCATGTGGCAGGCCTTCGTTAGCCACCTGCTCACCTCTCCGTACTACCGGGTCGAGCCGGTCGACGTGGCGATAGCGGAGATGGCCGGCCAGCTCCGGTCCGATACGAAACTCTCGCTGCCGGATGCCCTCATTGTCGCCACCGGGCACCTGAAGGGAGCCGGGTTCTTGGTCACCCAAGATCGGCAACTGAGCCGACTCGAGACGGTCGTTGAAGTTCGGACCCCTCAGCAGATGGTCTAAGTTCGCCGGAAGCACCCGGATCGCCCTCCCGGGGTGGCATGTCACGATTTGTTGGCGGACCGGCGCTCCCCCTCGAGACCCGCG is a genomic window of Thermoplasmata archaeon containing:
- a CDS encoding AbrB/MazE/SpoVT family DNA-binding domain-containing protein is translated as MATEMGTMSTKGQVTIPKDVRDALGVRPGDRVRFDLEGGERVILRKAEPSRLTEILDRLGPSAETGVEFQRRVRREWSHRAARH
- a CDS encoding PIN domain-containing protein: MSGPIVLLDTNIFVSARNRRESGHETCRRLLDRIDEGKIRAQISTVSIAEIRAGLLPAEARTMWQAFVSHLLTSPYYRVEPVDVAIAEMAGQLRSDTKLSLPDALIVATGHLKGAGFLVTQDRQLSRLETVVEVRTPQQMV